A genome region from Pseudomonadota bacterium includes the following:
- a CDS encoding RlmE family RNA methyltransferase has product MGRGASSRRWLEEHHGDPYVARARRLGFRSRAAFKLLEIDARDRILRSDITVIDLGAAPGGWSQVAAQAVGPRGRVLAIDPIPIEPLSGVTVITGSIFEDQVAGALRVVLGGAKADLVLADMAPNMSGIRAVDAARALALAETARDFATEFLKPGGDFLVKLFQGAGVDGLLASLRAGFRRVSIRKPQASRSRSGEVYVLGRGYGL; this is encoded by the coding sequence CCGGTGGCTCGAAGAGCACCACGGGGACCCCTATGTGGCGCGCGCACGCCGTCTCGGGTTCCGGTCACGGGCGGCGTTCAAGCTCCTTGAAATCGACGCAAGGGACCGCATATTGCGTTCCGATATCACGGTCATCGATCTGGGCGCCGCGCCCGGCGGTTGGAGCCAGGTGGCCGCGCAAGCGGTCGGGCCGAGAGGCCGTGTGCTGGCGATCGACCCGATCCCGATCGAGCCTCTGTCCGGCGTGACGGTGATAACAGGAAGCATCTTCGAAGACCAGGTGGCCGGCGCTCTACGGGTCGTGTTGGGGGGCGCCAAGGCCGATCTCGTGCTCGCGGACATGGCGCCGAATATGAGCGGTATCCGGGCCGTGGACGCGGCCCGCGCGTTGGCTCTTGCGGAGACCGCGCGTGATTTTGCGACCGAGTTCCTTAAACCGGGAGGCGATTTCCTGGTCAAACTATTCCAGGGTGCCGGTGTGGATGGTTTGCTCGCCAGCCTGCGTGCCGGTTTCCGGCGGGTCTCCATACGCAAGCCGCAGGCGTCACGGAGCCGTTCGGGAGAGGTCTATGTCCTCGGGCGGGGTTATGGTCTATAG
- the ftsH gene encoding ATP-dependent zinc metalloprotease FtsH, which produces MAKNLVLWVVIALVLMLVFNNFGPRQGTSSHVDYSQFVADVKSGQVEKVRMEDGTIHGKMKDGVAFSTYSPETNNAPLIGLLLDHGVEIEAQPPAQQGVLMQIFISWFPMLLLIAVWIFFMRQMQGGAGGRGALSFGKSRARLLGEDQVKITFADVAGVEEAKEEVGELVEFLRDPGKFQKLGGKIPRGVLMIGPPGTGKTLLAKAIAGEAKVPFFTISGSDFVEMFVGVGASRVRDMFDQAKKHAPCIVFIDEIDAVGRHRGAGLGGGHDEREQTLNQLLVEMDGFEGNEGIIIIAATNRPDVLDPALLRPGRFDRHVVVPLPDIRGREQILKVHMRKAPIAEDVKPTIIARGTPGFSGADLANLVNEAALFAARANKRLVEMDDFEKAKDKIMMGAERRSMVMTEDEKRLTAYHESGHAIVGRSVPSHDPVYKVTIIPRGRALGVTMFLPEQDRLSYSKERLESQLCSLFGGRVAEEIIFGPSQVTTGASNDIERATDLARNMVTKWGLSEKLGPLAYSKDEGEVFLGHSVTQHKMVSDETAHAIDEEVRSIIERSYGRAKSIIDSNADKLHMMAEALIKYETIESEQIDDIMAGITPRAPKGWLEDERRGPPKPDVKTTTPEPGKADGAIGGPASLH; this is translated from the coding sequence ATGGCCAAGAATTTGGTGCTTTGGGTCGTCATCGCCCTGGTTTTGATGCTGGTTTTCAACAACTTTGGCCCGCGCCAGGGCACCAGTAGTCATGTCGACTACTCGCAGTTCGTCGCCGACGTCAAGAGCGGGCAGGTCGAGAAAGTGCGGATGGAGGACGGGACCATCCATGGCAAGATGAAGGATGGCGTGGCGTTTTCGACCTACAGCCCCGAGACAAATAACGCGCCGCTCATCGGCCTCCTGCTCGATCACGGCGTCGAGATCGAGGCACAGCCGCCTGCTCAGCAGGGCGTGCTCATGCAGATCTTCATCTCCTGGTTCCCGATGCTGCTGCTCATCGCCGTCTGGATCTTCTTCATGCGACAGATGCAGGGCGGGGCCGGCGGGCGCGGGGCCCTGTCGTTCGGCAAAAGCCGGGCGCGCCTCTTGGGGGAGGACCAGGTCAAGATCACCTTTGCCGACGTGGCGGGCGTGGAGGAGGCCAAGGAAGAGGTCGGAGAGCTCGTGGAGTTTCTGCGCGATCCCGGTAAGTTCCAGAAGCTTGGCGGCAAGATCCCGCGTGGGGTGCTCATGATCGGCCCGCCGGGAACCGGCAAGACGCTCCTGGCCAAGGCCATCGCCGGGGAGGCCAAGGTACCGTTCTTCACGATTTCGGGTTCTGATTTCGTCGAGATGTTCGTTGGTGTCGGTGCCTCGCGCGTCCGTGACATGTTCGATCAGGCCAAGAAACACGCCCCCTGCATCGTGTTCATCGACGAGATCGACGCGGTCGGCAGACACCGCGGGGCGGGGCTGGGCGGCGGCCATGACGAACGCGAGCAGACCTTGAACCAGTTGCTAGTCGAGATGGATGGCTTCGAGGGTAACGAAGGGATCATCATCATCGCCGCGACCAACCGGCCAGACGTCCTGGATCCGGCGCTCTTGCGCCCCGGGCGTTTCGACCGTCACGTGGTCGTGCCCTTGCCCGACATCCGCGGCCGCGAGCAGATCCTCAAGGTACACATGCGCAAGGCGCCGATCGCGGAGGATGTCAAGCCGACGATCATCGCCCGCGGGACGCCGGGATTCTCCGGGGCCGATCTCGCCAACCTCGTCAACGAGGCCGCGCTGTTCGCCGCGCGCGCCAACAAGCGGCTCGTGGAGATGGATGACTTCGAGAAGGCCAAGGACAAGATCATGATGGGGGCCGAGCGCCGCTCCATGGTCATGACTGAGGACGAGAAGCGGCTGACCGCCTACCACGAGTCCGGGCACGCGATCGTCGGGCGCTCGGTGCCCTCCCACGACCCGGTCTACAAGGTCACGATCATCCCGCGCGGTCGTGCCCTCGGTGTCACGATGTTCCTGCCCGAGCAGGACCGTCTGAGCTACAGCAAGGAGCGCCTGGAGAGCCAGCTCTGCAGCCTGTTCGGGGGGCGCGTGGCCGAGGAAATAATCTTCGGCCCGTCACAGGTGACCACCGGTGCGTCCAACGACATCGAACGGGCAACGGATCTGGCGCGGAACATGGTGACGAAGTGGGGCCTGTCGGAGAAGCTGGGGCCCTTGGCCTACAGCAAGGATGAAGGGGAAGTATTCCTCGGGCATTCGGTCACGCAGCACAAGATGGTGTCGGACGAGACCGCCCATGCGATCGACGAGGAGGTGCGGTCGATCATCGAACGGAGCTATGGCCGGGCCAAGTCCATCATCGATTCCAATGCGGACAAGCTCCACATGATGGCGGAGGCGCTCATCAAGTACGAGACCATCGAGAGCGAACAGATCGACGATATCATGGCCGGTATTACGCCGCGCGCCCCGAAAGGTTGGTTGGAGGATGAGCGTCGTGGTCCTCCCAAGCCGGATGTGAAGACCACGACCCCGGAGCCCGGCAAGGCCGATGGGGCGATCGGGGGACCCGCCAGCCTGCACTAG
- the glmM gene encoding phosphoglucosamine mutase, which yields MNHSGRIHFGTDGIRGKVGEPPITPDFVMKLGWAAGRVLAPSGGGRVLIGKDTRISGYMFESALEAGLSAAGVDILLLGPMPTPGIAYLTRTFRAQAGVVISASHNPYDDNGIKFFGSNGMKLPDEVEAMIEEALEAPLVTVPSARLGKAHRIDDAAGRYIEFCKGTIGTGSHLSGLKIVVDCAHGATYGIAPSVFEELGAEVVAIGTEPDGLNINAERGATHPSVLRDEVIARGADLGIALDGDGDRLILVDHVGEIVDGDEILFVIAREHQKKNKLNGSVVGTQMSNLGLERALRTLGLDLKRAKVGDRYVLEMMQSGGWRLGGESSGHIICLDITTTGDGIVSALQVLEAMIVTGQSLHILKAGIQKFPQRLVNVRLPRAVEVHTQSRVREAVREAEAALRDRGRVLLRPSGTEPLVRVMVEGPERGEVDRLAEWLAGVVDETVRSIAA from the coding sequence ATGAACCATAGCGGCAGAATCCACTTCGGCACCGACGGGATCCGCGGGAAGGTCGGAGAGCCGCCCATCACGCCGGATTTCGTGATGAAGCTCGGCTGGGCCGCCGGCCGCGTCCTGGCGCCTTCGGGCGGTGGCCGGGTGCTGATCGGCAAGGATACCCGTATCTCCGGCTATATGTTCGAATCCGCGTTGGAGGCAGGTTTGTCGGCCGCCGGTGTCGATATCCTGTTATTAGGTCCCATGCCGACGCCGGGGATCGCGTACCTGACGCGGACGTTCCGTGCCCAGGCCGGGGTCGTCATCAGCGCCTCCCACAACCCCTACGACGACAACGGCATCAAGTTCTTCGGGAGCAACGGCATGAAGCTGCCGGATGAGGTCGAGGCGATGATCGAGGAAGCGCTCGAGGCGCCGCTCGTGACCGTGCCCTCGGCCCGTCTCGGCAAGGCGCATCGGATCGACGATGCCGCCGGGCGCTATATTGAGTTCTGCAAGGGCACCATCGGTACCGGCAGTCATTTGAGCGGCCTCAAGATCGTCGTCGACTGTGCCCATGGGGCGACCTACGGCATCGCCCCCAGCGTGTTCGAAGAGCTGGGCGCCGAGGTCGTGGCGATCGGTACCGAACCCGATGGCCTCAACATCAACGCGGAGCGCGGCGCTACCCATCCCTCGGTGCTGCGCGATGAAGTCATCGCGCGAGGTGCCGATCTCGGCATCGCCCTCGATGGGGACGGGGACCGCCTGATCCTGGTGGATCATGTCGGGGAGATCGTGGACGGTGACGAGATCCTGTTCGTCATCGCCCGCGAGCACCAGAAGAAGAACAAGCTGAACGGCTCCGTGGTCGGTACGCAGATGAGCAATCTCGGACTCGAGCGGGCGCTCAGGACCCTGGGTCTCGACCTGAAACGCGCCAAGGTGGGTGACCGCTATGTGCTCGAGATGATGCAGAGCGGGGGGTGGCGCCTGGGCGGCGAGTCGTCGGGCCACATCATTTGTCTCGACATCACCACGACCGGTGATGGGATCGTGTCGGCCCTCCAGGTGCTCGAGGCTATGATCGTGACCGGCCAGTCCTTGCATATCCTCAAGGCCGGCATCCAAAAATTTCCCCAAAGGCTGGTCAACGTGCGTCTGCCGCGCGCCGTCGAGGTACACACGCAGTCGCGCGTGCGGGAGGCGGTTAGAGAGGCCGAAGCGGCGTTGCGGGATCGCGGGCGCGTGCTGCTGCGCCCGTCGGGGACCGAGCCGCTGGTACGAGTCATGGTCGAAGGGCCGGAGCGCGGCGAGGTGGACCGCCTGGCGGAATGGCTCGCGGGCGTGGTCGACGAAACCGTCCGCTCGATTGCGGCTTAA
- the dapD gene encoding 2,3,4,5-tetrahydropyridine-2,6-dicarboxylate N-succinyltransferase: protein MPAFQNVIDEAFEQRAALTPANAPRDLKAAVQACIADLDAGRRRVAEPKDGRWVVHPTLKKAVLLYFRLEENRLMEGGHSRFYDKVPLKYRDQGQAELEAGGTRIVPPATARFGSYVAPGVVLMPSYINIGAYIDTGTMVDTWATVGSCAQIGKNVHLSGGVGIGGVLEPIQAAPTIIEDNCFIGARSEIVEGVIVGNGAVISMGVYIGQSTKIYDRETGTVSYGHIPPGSVVVSGNLPSADGRYSLYCAVIVKRVDAKTRAKVAINELLRDNGG from the coding sequence ATGCCCGCCTTCCAGAACGTGATTGACGAAGCCTTCGAGCAGCGCGCCGCGCTCACACCTGCGAACGCGCCGCGGGATCTCAAAGCGGCGGTGCAGGCCTGCATCGCGGATCTGGATGCGGGCCGGCGCCGCGTGGCCGAGCCGAAGGACGGACGCTGGGTGGTCCACCCTACTCTGAAGAAGGCGGTGCTCCTGTACTTTCGCCTGGAAGAGAACCGTTTGATGGAGGGTGGACACAGCCGCTTCTACGACAAGGTCCCGCTCAAGTACCGCGATCAGGGCCAGGCCGAGCTGGAGGCCGGGGGGACGCGTATCGTGCCCCCCGCGACGGCGCGCTTCGGCAGCTATGTGGCGCCGGGGGTGGTATTAATGCCGAGTTACATCAACATCGGGGCCTATATCGATACCGGCACCATGGTCGACACCTGGGCTACCGTGGGATCCTGCGCCCAAATCGGTAAGAACGTCCATCTGTCGGGCGGCGTGGGGATCGGCGGGGTCCTGGAACCGATCCAGGCGGCACCCACCATCATCGAGGACAATTGCTTCATCGGTGCCCGCTCGGAGATCGTCGAAGGGGTGATCGTGGGCAACGGGGCGGTGATCTCCATGGGCGTTTACATCGGGCAGAGCACCAAGATCTACGACCGCGAGACCGGCACGGTCAGCTATGGGCACATCCCGCCGGGGTCGGTGGTCGTTTCGGGCAATCTGCCTTCCGCAGATGGGCGCTACAGCCTCTACTGCGCCGTGATCGTGAAGCGGGTGGACGCCAAGACGCGCGCGAAGGTGGCGATCAACGAGCTCCTGCGCGATAACGGAGGGTAG
- the leuB gene encoding 3-isopropylmalate dehydrogenase, protein MTVLLLPGDGIGPEVVAAGASVLEALVARHGLEITLEQGLIGGAALDRSQRSLPAETLAQAERAQAILLGAVGGPPWDRVDASLRPEKGLLELRAGLGLFANLRPATLHPELGGVSPLKPEVVEGLDILIVRELCGDVYYGEPRGIRMLDGGERQGYNTLVYREGEIRRIARVAFDVARRRRRRVCSIDKANVLEATRLWREVVQAVGQDFPDVELTHMYVDNAAMQLVRQPTAFDVMLTPNMFGDILSDLAAAVTGSIGMLPSASLKDLRSKDQGACGLYEPIHGSAPDIAGRDLANPLAAILSVAMMLRHSLGAQALAERVEQAVTRVLQRGLRTRDIYQPGTTEVGTRVMAEAVLGEL, encoded by the coding sequence TTGACAGTTTTATTGTTGCCCGGCGATGGCATTGGGCCCGAGGTAGTGGCGGCAGGCGCCAGCGTCTTGGAGGCCTTGGTCGCCCGGCATGGACTCGAGATCACGCTCGAACAGGGGCTTATCGGGGGCGCGGCGCTGGATCGCTCGCAACGCTCCCTGCCTGCTGAGACCTTGGCGCAGGCCGAGCGCGCCCAGGCCATCCTGCTCGGCGCGGTGGGTGGGCCCCCATGGGACCGCGTGGACGCCTCGCTGCGTCCCGAGAAGGGTCTGCTCGAGCTGCGCGCGGGGCTCGGCCTCTTCGCCAACCTGAGGCCGGCGACGCTTCATCCCGAGTTAGGCGGGGTTTCTCCACTCAAGCCGGAGGTCGTCGAGGGGCTCGACATCCTCATCGTTCGCGAGCTGTGCGGCGATGTCTACTACGGCGAGCCGCGCGGCATCCGGATGCTCGACGGCGGCGAGCGTCAGGGTTACAACACCCTGGTGTATCGCGAGGGTGAGATCCGGCGCATCGCGCGCGTGGCCTTCGATGTGGCCCGGCGGCGGCGGCGGCGGGTGTGCTCGATCGATAAGGCCAACGTCCTGGAGGCGACGCGCCTGTGGCGCGAGGTGGTTCAGGCGGTGGGGCAGGACTTTCCCGACGTGGAGCTGACTCACATGTACGTCGACAACGCCGCGATGCAGTTGGTGCGGCAGCCCACGGCCTTCGATGTCATGCTGACGCCGAATATGTTTGGCGACATCCTCTCGGATCTGGCGGCGGCAGTGACGGGCTCGATAGGCATGCTACCCTCCGCATCCCTGAAAGATTTAAGATCAAAAGACCAGGGCGCTTGCGGGCTGTACGAGCCCATCCATGGCTCGGCGCCCGACATCGCCGGTCGAGACCTGGCCAACCCGCTGGCGGCGATCTTGTCGGTGGCCATGATGCTGCGCCATTCCCTCGGCGCGCAAGCGCTTGCGGAGCGCGTGGAACAGGCCGTCACCCGTGTCCTTCAGAGAGGCCTGCGCACTCGCGATATCTACCAACCCGGGACCACCGAGGTGGGCACCCGTGTCATGGCTGAGGCCGTGCTCGGGGAACTGTGA
- a CDS encoding aspartate-semialdehyde dehydrogenase, with product MSGRYNVAVVGATGAVGETLLAILEEREFPVAKLHAVASRRSAGAELEFRGKSVVVEALEDFDFEGVDIALFSPGASVSAVYAPKAAAAGCVVIDNTSQFRYEPEVPLVVPEVNPHAVAEYRNRGIIANPNCSTIQMVVVLKPLYDAAGIERINVCTYQAVSGTGKEAIEELAAQTASLMNGKPVEPRVYPRRIAFNVLPHIDEFQDNGYTKEEMKMVWETRKILEDDAIEVNPTAVRVPVFYGHSEAVHIETRDKLGADEARRLLRAAPGVVVVDERAAGGYPTAAIEGAGRDAVYVGRIREDISHARGLNLWIVSDNVRKGAALNSVQIAEILAQDHF from the coding sequence ATGAGCGGGCGCTACAATGTAGCGGTGGTGGGGGCGACGGGGGCCGTCGGGGAGACCCTGCTGGCCATCCTGGAGGAACGCGAGTTCCCGGTGGCGAAGCTGCACGCCGTGGCGAGCCGCCGTTCGGCCGGCGCAGAGCTCGAGTTCCGTGGTAAGTCCGTGGTGGTCGAGGCCCTGGAGGATTTCGACTTCGAGGGTGTGGATATCGCGCTCTTCTCCCCCGGTGCGTCCGTTTCGGCGGTCTATGCCCCGAAAGCCGCCGCGGCCGGCTGCGTGGTGATCGACAACACCTCCCAGTTCCGCTACGAGCCGGAGGTGCCCTTGGTCGTGCCGGAGGTCAACCCCCACGCCGTCGCGGAGTACCGGAATCGCGGGATCATCGCCAACCCCAATTGCTCGACGATACAGATGGTGGTCGTGCTCAAGCCGCTCTACGACGCGGCGGGTATCGAACGAATCAATGTCTGCACCTATCAGGCGGTGTCGGGCACGGGCAAGGAAGCGATCGAGGAACTGGCCGCGCAGACGGCGTCGCTCATGAACGGCAAACCGGTGGAGCCGCGCGTCTATCCCCGCCGGATCGCCTTCAATGTCCTCCCCCACATCGACGAGTTCCAGGACAACGGTTACACCAAGGAGGAGATGAAGATGGTGTGGGAAACGCGCAAGATCCTGGAGGACGATGCCATCGAGGTCAATCCGACCGCGGTAAGGGTACCGGTCTTTTACGGTCATTCCGAGGCCGTGCACATCGAGACACGAGACAAGCTCGGGGCCGATGAGGCGCGCCGCCTGCTACGCGCGGCCCCGGGGGTCGTCGTCGTGGACGAGCGCGCGGCCGGCGGCTATCCCACGGCCGCGATCGAGGGCGCCGGGCGCGATGCCGTTTACGTGGGCCGGATCCGTGAGGACATCTCCCATGCGCGCGGCCTCAATCTCTGGATCGTGTCCGACAACGTGCGCAAAGGGGCCGCCCTGAACAGCGTTCAGATCGCCGAGATCCTGGCACAAGACCACTTTTAG